The following are encoded together in the Triticum dicoccoides isolate Atlit2015 ecotype Zavitan chromosome 6B, WEW_v2.0, whole genome shotgun sequence genome:
- the LOC119324780 gene encoding uncharacterized protein LOC119324780, whose product MASAVGGGIDGAAGTTKKKKRISDCLVDSDGGDEVAVDAAMPPSPPSPGTPRLRIPMFTCARLRFVRLGRKGGGGRKDQVAAEKSEAASTDSSAAGWKAATSGASSTEAAGMGLSLLFLLAKTCVELNKMAEVRAEMEGLLREMRDQLVVRTTKVATTTDSPCQCHASSSTRTDGQGAGATSSSSPEPARRRHFRRDRRAGRKRRDGPFYALTGNRLFDLDREPCGHAAASSSAMETASGASETSSEVENPTSSMAVDVAGAQLQLNCRTEQGTPESSDGESFIELDGGFGAGAGRGGYSARRRRDSEDGHEEEERGDEGVPAVELERRLQELLHRRSRERIEELEASLRRAERKVMEKEMEARLWKDTAKLALQPGTRGGTGQ is encoded by the exons ATGGCATCAGCGGTAGGGGGCGGCATTGACGGAGCAGCGGGGacgaccaagaagaagaagagaatctcCGACTGCCTCGTCGACAGCGACGGCGGAGACGAGGTGGCGGTGGACGCCGCCATGCCGCCCTCGCCGCCTTCCCCCGGGACGCCGCGGCTGCGCATCCCGATGTTCACCTGCGCGCGGCTCCGGTTCGTCAGGCTCGGCAGgaaaggcggcggcgggcggaaggaTCAGGTCGCCGCCGAGAAGAGCGAGGCCGCGTCGACCGACTCCTCAG CAGCAGGATGGAAAGCGGCGACCAGCGGTGCGTCATCGACGGAAGCGGCCGGCATGGGGCTGAGCCTGCTGTTCCTCCTCGCCAAGACCTGCGTCGAGCTAAACAAGATGGCCGAGGTGCGCGCTGAGATGGAGGGGCTCCTACGGGAGATGAGGGACCAGCTGGTGGTCAGGACGACGAAGGTCGCCACGACGACTGATTCGCCGTGCCAGTGCCACGCTTCGTCCAGTACGCGCACGGACGGCCAAGGCGCCGGCGCCACCTCTTCATCTTCTCCCGAACCGGCGCGTCGCCGCCATTTCCGtcgtgataggcgtgctggacggaAACGAAGAGACGGGCCGTTCTACGCGCTGACAGGAAACCGGCTGTTCGACCTCGACCGAGAGCCGTGTGGCCATGCTGCCGCCTCCTCGTCTGCCATGGAGACCGCGAGCGGCGCGAGCGAGACGTCGTCTGAAGTGGAGAACCCTACGAGCTCGATGGCCGTGGATGTCGCTGGGGCGCAGTTGCAGCTCAACTGCCGCACCGAGCAAGGAACACCCGAG TCGTCGGACGGGGAGTCGTTCATCGAGCTGGACGGGGGATTCGGAGCTGGAGCCGGGAGAGGCGGCTACAGTGCGAGGCGAAGGCGAGATTCAGAGGATGGacacgaggaggaggagcgcggtgACGAGGGAGTGCCGGCAGTGGAGCTGGAGAGGCGGCTGCAGGAGCTCCTGCACCGGAGGAGCCGGGAGCGGATCGAGGAGCTGGAGGCGTCGCTGAGGCGCGCGGAGAGAAAGGtcatggagaaggagatggaggcGCGGCTGTGGAAGGACACCGCGAAGCTGGCGCTGCAGCCGGGCACGCGCGGCGGTACGGGGCAGTGA